From the genome of Sphingobacterium kitahiroshimense, one region includes:
- a CDS encoding ABC transporter permease/substrate-binding protein: protein MTQQSLWQFIMEQHEKLLTQIIQHLGLTFLSLLLAIVIGVPLGILIARKKKLSTPVLGMAGVLQTIPSIALLGFMIPIFGIGAKPAIIALLIYALLPIIRNTYTGITTVSPIVVEAAKALGMNKSKLLFKVEFPLAMPVIIAGIRTAAVINVGVATLASFVAAGGLGEFIFGGISLNNTNMILSGAIPAALMAVILDQAIAVVQKFGYRIFHKLKYIIPASLIMVGVVYGVTSISHQKITAGFTPEFMGRQDGDLGLRSVYELNVNPVVVSDAIMYKAAYEEELDLISGYSTDGRIKAFDLYVLEDDKKIFPPYYAAPIIKSKTLEKFPKLEETLNLLAGKFNDSIMTDLNYKSDYLNQTPEKIAKDFLIKNKLYKKSNRGNAGTVRIGSKIFGEQYVLAEMYKMLIEGYTNYRVQTKTGLGGTKICFDALMNDAIDFYPEYTGTGLLVLLKPSNGDLKKVTKSPEETYQYVNSEFQKQYGIQWMKPLGFNNSYALMMRRKHAVELQIKSISDLKKYFDKE, encoded by the coding sequence ATGACGCAGCAAAGTCTCTGGCAGTTTATTATGGAGCAGCATGAAAAACTGCTAACACAGATTATACAGCATCTTGGGTTGACTTTTCTTTCATTGCTTCTGGCTATTGTTATCGGTGTGCCCTTAGGAATATTAATTGCCCGCAAAAAGAAATTATCAACTCCTGTTCTCGGAATGGCAGGAGTTTTACAGACAATTCCAAGTATTGCCTTATTGGGCTTCATGATTCCTATTTTTGGAATCGGTGCAAAACCAGCCATTATTGCCTTACTGATTTACGCGCTTTTGCCCATTATCCGTAATACATATACAGGAATCACAACGGTAAGCCCGATTGTTGTTGAAGCTGCAAAAGCTTTGGGAATGAATAAAAGTAAGCTTCTTTTTAAGGTAGAATTTCCGTTGGCAATGCCTGTAATTATTGCAGGAATAAGAACTGCTGCGGTTATTAATGTCGGAGTTGCGACTCTGGCTTCATTTGTTGCCGCAGGAGGTCTTGGTGAATTTATCTTTGGCGGAATATCGCTTAATAATACCAATATGATCTTATCTGGTGCAATTCCTGCAGCCCTAATGGCGGTTATACTAGATCAGGCAATTGCTGTTGTACAAAAATTCGGATATAGAATCTTTCATAAGTTAAAATATATCATTCCTGCATCACTTATCATGGTGGGAGTGGTCTATGGAGTTACTTCTATTTCCCATCAAAAAATTACAGCCGGTTTTACGCCGGAATTTATGGGAAGACAGGATGGAGATCTTGGTTTGCGTTCTGTTTACGAACTTAATGTAAATCCTGTCGTTGTAAGTGATGCCATTATGTATAAAGCAGCTTATGAAGAAGAACTCGATCTGATTAGTGGATATTCTACTGACGGAAGAATTAAGGCTTTCGATCTATATGTTCTGGAAGATGACAAAAAGATATTTCCGCCTTATTATGCAGCTCCAATTATTAAATCAAAAACATTGGAGAAGTTTCCGAAACTTGAAGAAACACTCAATCTCTTGGCCGGAAAATTTAATGATTCTATTATGACGGATCTGAATTACAAATCCGATTATCTGAATCAAACTCCTGAAAAAATTGCGAAAGATTTTTTAATTAAAAATAAGTTATATAAAAAATCAAACCGTGGAAATGCGGGAACAGTGCGCATTGGCTCGAAGATATTTGGCGAGCAGTATGTTCTTGCCGAAATGTATAAAATGCTGATAGAAGGCTATACGAATTATAGGGTGCAGACCAAAACAGGACTGGGAGGAACCAAGATCTGTTTTGATGCATTGATGAACGATGCAATAGATTTTTATCCTGAATATACGGGAACCGGGTTGTTGGTATTGTTAAAGCCCTCAAATGGAGATCTAAAAAAGGTTACAAAAAGTCCAGAAGAAACCTATCAATACGTCAATTCTGAATTTCAGAAACAGTATGGAATTCAATGGATGAAGCCATTAGGATTTAACAATTCTTACGCATTAATGATGCGCAGAAAACATGCTGTTGAACTCCAGATAAAGAGCATATCCGATCTTAAAAAATATTTTGATAAAGAATAA
- a CDS encoding ABC transporter ATP-binding protein translates to MITVESVSKSFNGKPAVDQISFQAYDHEILVLLGTSGCGKTTTLKMINRLIEADSGDILINGQNIRDRKIEDLRMGIGFVMQHSGLFPHYTVQQNIAIVPKLLKWDKRKIQNRMAELLYKLHLSEDMLSRFPGELSGGQQQRVGIARALIANTPVLLMDEPFGALDNITKADIHAAFKSLEELKNKTIILVTHDVQEAFELGHRICLMDKGKIIQTGTPKEMLYHSRNDFVHDFFAENHLLLEYKIATLKDVLGYMEPENRLEEFDFKETTTVWNALQKLSSDYKNTGHYENLIKGFNDYRKLQIV, encoded by the coding sequence ATGATTACAGTAGAATCGGTTTCAAAGAGCTTTAACGGAAAGCCTGCCGTTGATCAAATTTCTTTTCAGGCTTATGATCATGAGATTCTGGTGCTTCTAGGAACGAGTGGTTGCGGAAAAACAACAACGCTAAAAATGATCAACCGCCTTATAGAGGCCGATTCGGGAGATATCTTAATTAATGGTCAGAATATCCGTGATCGGAAAATTGAAGATTTAAGGATGGGAATAGGTTTTGTTATGCAGCATTCCGGGCTCTTTCCTCATTATACCGTTCAACAGAATATTGCTATTGTCCCCAAATTATTAAAATGGGATAAAAGAAAGATCCAAAATCGAATGGCGGAGCTTTTATATAAACTTCATCTTTCCGAAGACATGCTTTCACGGTTTCCCGGCGAACTGAGTGGTGGACAGCAGCAAAGAGTAGGAATTGCCCGAGCACTCATCGCAAATACTCCTGTTTTGCTTATGGATGAACCTTTCGGAGCTTTAGATAATATTACAAAAGCCGATATTCATGCAGCATTTAAATCCCTAGAAGAACTTAAGAATAAAACTATTATTCTAGTGACGCATGATGTACAGGAAGCATTTGAATTAGGACATCGAATATGTCTGATGGATAAAGGGAAAATTATTCAGACAGGAACCCCAAAAGAAATGCTGTATCATTCAAGAAATGACTTTGTTCATGATTTTTTTGCTGAAAACCATCTTTTATTGGAATACAAAATAGCCACTTTAAAAGATGTTTTAGGCTATATGGAACCTGAAAATAGATTAGAAGAGTTCGATTTCAAAGAAACGACAACCGTCTGGAATGCCCTACAAAAATTAAGTTCAGATTATAAAAACACCGGACATTATGAAAATCTGATCAAGGGGTTTAATGATTATAGAAAATTACAGATCGTATGA
- a CDS encoding RNA polymerase sigma-70 factor — protein MNALNTSVHKIEINKRRFEELFQLYWKRMYSFALKSLGDEDDAKEIVQEVFKSLWERRQHLQLQDAERYLLRSVKLKSLEFLRNKGNKERHHDLISNSKSELYEDNNLYYKELKNHLDNAVDSLPTQCKNVYKLSRDEGLTNKEIANNLLISERAVEYHISRALAVIKIRLKKYCNINIARFLLISFLYF, from the coding sequence TTGAACGCTTTGAATACCTCAGTACATAAAATAGAGATTAACAAAAGACGTTTTGAAGAGTTGTTCCAATTGTATTGGAAGAGGATGTATTCATTTGCCCTCAAAAGCCTTGGAGACGAGGATGATGCCAAGGAGATCGTTCAGGAGGTTTTTAAATCACTGTGGGAAAGAAGGCAGCATCTTCAATTGCAAGATGCCGAACGCTATCTATTGCGTTCAGTAAAATTAAAATCGCTGGAATTTCTAAGAAATAAAGGGAATAAGGAGCGGCATCATGACTTGATTTCAAACAGTAAAAGTGAATTGTACGAGGATAATAATCTGTATTACAAAGAACTTAAAAATCATTTAGATAATGCGGTGGACTCATTGCCAACGCAATGCAAAAATGTTTATAAACTGAGTCGCGACGAAGGATTGACCAATAAAGAAATAGCAAATAACTTATTAATTTCAGAACGGGCGGTCGAATATCATATCAGCAGGGCATTAGCTGTTATTAAGATCAGACTTAAAAAATATTGCAATATCAACATTGCTCGATTTCTATTAATTTCTTTTTTGTACTTTTGA
- a CDS encoding TonB-dependent receptor: protein MLKSTSTFVLLFIFTVFTQAQTSKKNAISGFVKDNFGKPIVGATILLKDQPMGTSSDVDGYYKLQTTVSNEAIIRVTAVGYRPQERTLDNKLIQDFQLKEDHNYIDEVTISARGKTENEHQVASIKRSGFNVSVIDMNKHANEAANLTQVLKRATGVTIREDGGLGSNFIFRINGLDAKIYIDGVPMENFGTSMSLNNIPVNLIDRVEVYKGVVPAFLGSDALGGAVNIITKRRARPYLDLSYSLGSFNTHQAAVVGTFTNPKSKLSLRMNAFYNHSDNDYTMYTAEKYNVILEKTVDNKFVPVPKVKRFNDAYTSAMGQLEAGFRDVSWADQFYAGLTYSQNHKENQLGASINKVYGGSWSESNYLMPTLSYKKNNFVINRLYADVFTSYSYDTRYVRDTALYNYDWSGGWISNQIGTTPNPQKDVKYNLSNYLARVNLNYDFDEARNQSLNFNYNFNSNNQKEYDRIGNYDRSGLPSYLGRHILGLSWQNQWFDKRLSNVLAIKYYRLDASKDIDERKFDANNELLSGDIIHQKKQGSYYSMSIASRYRITKDGGWKLSYERAYNLPSMTGLFGDGQNITSNWDLKPERSDNINTGFYYNTFINQDHFINVDVTGFYRLADHYINTRAVTQNGNDYFQYYNVDGVKLYGFEAEVKYGFKDLFAITLNGSYDKAIDNAKYTDDSGNQQVSLNYGHQLANRPWIYGNVDVSLIQNNWFQKGSRIQLSYLHQYSHWFYLTEAYLGSFESKDHIPSQNIHSAVLSYAWDRNKYNVSFEGRNLTDERAYDNFRLQKPGRAFYVKLRLSIM, encoded by the coding sequence ATGTTGAAGTCAACATCTACTTTTGTACTGTTATTCATTTTTACTGTATTTACTCAGGCACAAACCTCCAAAAAGAATGCTATTTCAGGTTTTGTCAAAGATAACTTTGGAAAACCGATTGTAGGAGCCACCATACTTCTTAAAGATCAACCCATGGGTACCTCGTCAGATGTAGACGGATATTATAAATTACAGACAACAGTATCTAATGAAGCCATTATACGCGTGACCGCAGTTGGATATAGACCTCAAGAAAGAACCTTAGACAATAAATTAATACAGGATTTTCAGCTTAAAGAAGATCACAATTATATCGATGAAGTTACTATATCCGCACGTGGAAAAACTGAAAATGAGCATCAAGTAGCATCGATAAAGCGTTCAGGATTCAATGTGAGCGTCATTGATATGAACAAGCATGCCAATGAAGCCGCAAATTTAACCCAAGTTTTGAAAAGAGCCACTGGAGTAACGATACGTGAAGATGGTGGATTGGGATCCAATTTTATATTTCGGATCAATGGATTAGATGCAAAAATTTACATCGACGGTGTCCCCATGGAGAACTTTGGTACATCAATGTCTTTAAATAATATCCCCGTCAATCTTATAGACCGTGTTGAAGTTTATAAGGGTGTAGTACCTGCATTTTTAGGTTCTGATGCCTTAGGCGGTGCCGTCAATATCATTACCAAACGTCGCGCAAGACCTTATTTGGACCTCAGTTATTCGCTTGGCTCCTTCAATACGCATCAAGCCGCAGTAGTGGGTACATTTACCAATCCGAAAAGCAAACTATCACTCCGAATGAATGCATTTTACAATCATTCTGACAATGATTATACCATGTACACAGCAGAAAAGTACAATGTTATTTTAGAAAAGACTGTCGATAATAAATTTGTTCCCGTGCCTAAAGTCAAGCGATTTAACGATGCTTACACTTCTGCCATGGGACAGTTAGAAGCTGGTTTCAGGGATGTATCTTGGGCTGATCAATTTTATGCAGGTCTGACTTATTCCCAAAATCATAAAGAGAACCAACTAGGAGCTTCCATTAACAAGGTGTATGGCGGATCATGGTCTGAAAGTAACTATTTGATGCCAACCCTGAGTTACAAAAAAAACAATTTCGTTATAAACCGTCTTTACGCCGACGTTTTCACAAGTTATAGTTACGACACTCGATATGTAAGAGATACCGCATTGTATAATTACGACTGGTCTGGAGGTTGGATATCAAATCAAATCGGTACAACGCCCAACCCGCAGAAAGATGTAAAGTATAATTTGTCGAATTACTTAGCGCGGGTCAATTTAAACTACGATTTTGATGAAGCCCGTAATCAAAGTTTAAACTTCAACTACAACTTTAACAGCAACAACCAAAAAGAATATGATAGAATCGGGAACTACGACCGATCTGGATTACCATCCTATTTGGGAAGACATATTTTAGGTTTATCATGGCAAAACCAATGGTTTGATAAACGATTATCAAATGTTTTAGCGATAAAATATTATCGATTAGATGCATCCAAAGATATTGATGAACGAAAATTTGATGCAAATAACGAGTTGCTAAGTGGAGACATCATTCATCAAAAAAAACAAGGCAGTTATTATAGCATGAGTATTGCCTCAAGGTATAGAATCACAAAAGATGGTGGATGGAAGCTGTCGTATGAAAGAGCATATAACTTACCATCCATGACGGGCCTTTTTGGCGACGGCCAAAATATTACGTCCAATTGGGATTTAAAACCTGAACGCAGCGATAATATCAACACCGGATTTTACTACAATACTTTCATCAACCAGGATCATTTTATCAATGTAGATGTAACGGGTTTCTACAGATTAGCAGATCATTATATTAACACCCGCGCCGTTACACAGAATGGAAACGATTATTTTCAATATTACAACGTTGATGGTGTCAAGCTCTATGGCTTTGAAGCTGAAGTGAAATATGGATTTAAGGATCTTTTTGCTATTACGCTCAATGGCTCTTACGATAAAGCCATCGACAATGCAAAATACACAGATGATTCCGGTAATCAACAGGTCAGCTTAAATTATGGCCACCAACTTGCCAATCGTCCATGGATCTATGGAAACGTAGATGTAAGCCTTATCCAGAATAACTGGTTTCAAAAAGGAAGCAGAATACAATTATCCTATTTACATCAATATTCCCACTGGTTTTACCTTACAGAAGCATACCTCGGTTCTTTTGAATCCAAAGATCATATTCCGTCTCAAAATATCCATTCCGCTGTACTTAGCTATGCTTGGGATCGTAATAAATACAACGTATCCTTTGAAGGCAGAAACCTGACCGATGAAAGAGCATACGACAATTTTCGCCTCCAAAAGCCTGGACGTGCATTTTATGTCAAGCTGAGATTATCAATCATGTAA
- a CDS encoding DUF4198 domain-containing protein encodes MKKLIFTLLSFFIVLSASAHAVFIETSLKGIQGKSHAIKIVYGEPDEHEVISKWWWYKAGMEITLTLIKPDGSTSSLTTTAKDDHLLTSFIPDQDGMYHVSLKRDTERKEGAKTQYQINAIATIQVGNSTIGNTATHLDNELFVFAEQTAFKNKKEVTLTLFQKGKPASNTAVQIIAPSGWIKWLETDEQGRVKFTPEWKGKYYAEVSKREKVTGQDFEEYSRTSSMSFAVK; translated from the coding sequence ATGAAAAAATTAATATTCACACTCCTCTCCTTTTTTATCGTTCTATCGGCTTCGGCACATGCGGTATTTATTGAAACCTCACTAAAGGGCATTCAAGGAAAATCCCACGCTATAAAAATAGTCTATGGCGAACCTGATGAACATGAAGTCATCTCCAAATGGTGGTGGTACAAAGCAGGTATGGAAATTACATTGACACTGATTAAACCGGATGGCAGCACCTCGTCTTTAACCACTACCGCAAAGGATGATCACCTTTTGACGTCATTCATTCCTGACCAAGACGGCATGTATCATGTTTCTCTAAAAAGAGATACTGAAAGGAAGGAAGGCGCTAAAACACAATATCAGATCAATGCAATAGCAACCATTCAAGTCGGAAATTCCACCATTGGCAATACAGCAACGCACCTTGATAATGAGTTATTTGTCTTCGCTGAACAAACTGCATTTAAAAATAAAAAAGAAGTCACTCTGACTTTATTCCAAAAAGGCAAGCCTGCATCCAATACCGCGGTTCAAATCATTGCACCTAGTGGCTGGATTAAATGGTTGGAAACAGATGAGCAAGGTCGAGTCAAATTTACTCCCGAATGGAAAGGCAAATATTATGCTGAAGTCTCTAAAAGAGAAAAAGTAACAGGACAGGATTTTGAAGAGTACAGCCGAACGAGTTCGATGAGCTTTGCTGTAAAATAA
- a CDS encoding PepSY-associated TM helix domain-containing protein, with translation MAVRKRKNTSIFRLVNNWLHLWLGLISGIIVFVICLMACLWVFNHEITDLAIPKKERQYILASSQSLIAPSRIFSLADSLYPNTVVRGITYTRDHPVSFTIHVKDKDDTKKTQPQVHLLHPYTGKYLGLQMEDNSEEAQLRKKLNSFFAWTLSGHRFLWLPRDIGRPIVNYATLIFCLTLITGLVWWYPKKWTKSTREKSFRIKWKAGWKRVNLDLHNVVGFYSFLLVLLVAVTGMYYGLEWFNRALYWSTNWGKPLAERTSVHSDSTKIDQLAHFPKAFDREIRTILTQYKDPHYLTITYPDTLKKDATISVYIRNDMDRQYNNRYYSFDQYTGTFLPNNISLFNKDFYELHAGEKFRRLNYDIHVGSIWGFPTKVLAFILTFIAGSLPITGFIIWYNRKWGKKKGRNKPLKGTVAHDAMQVQNTEADATIRKKSIRFRPKTTKT, from the coding sequence ATGGCTGTAAGAAAGAGGAAAAACACATCGATATTTCGATTGGTTAATAATTGGCTACATCTTTGGCTGGGATTAATTTCCGGGATTATTGTCTTTGTCATCTGCTTGATGGCTTGCCTCTGGGTTTTCAATCATGAAATCACAGATCTTGCCATTCCGAAAAAAGAAAGACAATATATCCTTGCTTCCAGCCAATCGTTAATTGCTCCATCGCGCATTTTTAGTCTTGCGGACTCACTCTATCCAAATACTGTTGTACGAGGTATTACTTATACAAGAGATCACCCCGTTTCCTTTACCATTCATGTAAAAGACAAAGACGATACTAAAAAAACACAACCGCAGGTGCACTTATTACACCCTTACACTGGTAAATACTTAGGCCTGCAAATGGAGGATAATTCGGAAGAAGCACAGTTAAGAAAAAAATTAAATAGCTTTTTTGCTTGGACACTCAGTGGACACCGATTTCTCTGGCTACCGAGAGATATTGGACGTCCAATTGTCAATTATGCGACGCTGATATTCTGTCTGACGTTAATCACCGGATTGGTGTGGTGGTATCCAAAAAAATGGACAAAATCCACACGTGAGAAAAGCTTCCGGATCAAGTGGAAGGCCGGCTGGAAAAGAGTCAACTTGGATCTCCATAATGTAGTTGGTTTTTATTCTTTCCTTTTGGTTCTATTAGTGGCTGTAACCGGTATGTATTATGGTCTAGAATGGTTCAATAGAGCACTATATTGGTCTACAAACTGGGGAAAGCCTTTAGCCGAACGGACATCTGTTCATTCAGATTCAACGAAGATTGATCAATTGGCGCACTTTCCAAAAGCTTTTGATCGAGAAATCCGAACTATACTTACGCAATATAAAGATCCACATTATTTGACAATCACCTATCCGGATACCTTAAAAAAAGATGCCACGATTTCAGTATACATTAGAAATGATATGGATAGGCAGTACAACAATCGCTATTATTCATTCGACCAGTATACGGGCACATTTTTACCGAACAATATTTCGCTATTTAATAAGGATTTTTATGAACTCCATGCAGGTGAAAAATTTAGAAGACTCAATTATGATATCCATGTTGGTTCCATCTGGGGGTTTCCCACGAAAGTGTTAGCATTTATTCTGACCTTCATCGCTGGCTCCTTACCTATTACAGGTTTTATAATCTGGTACAACCGGAAATGGGGAAAGAAAAAAGGGCGTAATAAACCTTTAAAAGGAACAGTTGCCCATGACGCTATGCAGGTTCAAAATACGGAAGCAGATGCAACGATTAGAAAAAAGTCAATACGTTTTCGGCCAAAAACCACCAAAACATAG
- a CDS encoding TonB-dependent receptor domain-containing protein codes for MKRSTLLTILLSSSSMGLVAQTKVSGKIFDKDGHSIKGATASLLRLPDSALIMQADAAKDGSFQLHATKNGDYVIRYSSVGYTTMNSKMYKLSGTDQTIVPAFLQPSEHRMETVQVIGKQASVRQYADKMVVDVEGSVLAEGNNVLELLEKTPGLVSDGKGNFSIQGRAGANVRINGRDMYVSGEQLASILRGLQASEVSKLELISNPSAREDASGTAGIINIVTKRNTKVGFGGDAFVRAGQGRAFYGGFGGGLHYKVNGLDMYIQGNKSYDRSNSHNLTERSFFDQGNLTSFQRQQENKKLDDAAFHSVRAGAKYEFSDGGILDGSVHWMRGNYKPYASIEMDSWNYPENIQTERAVSNNHFDESFKNWTFNINYVNKYEGEDHFLKFNFDFAPHGNDYNNRFETEKFNLLTDQKTAIGRTNVQDLSNTTYSGRLDYSKPLTDSSKIELGWKGTYFFINNDVVNTLLDKGSWIRDHATSNRFQYTQHIEALYAIYSGKFKKIEYQAGLRGEYTFINANQVTLNKKNDQRYFDLFPSGSLLYHLNDKNTLRTSFSSRIERPGDHDINIFRIYEDAYSYNEGNPDLKPEKSYITEIGHGYKNKLFTTLGVSYGRDIINWIVRQGDQVGENLSRPENIGRYLNYSASIMYNQTLRTWWTASHYINTFYNNYSGEIGTINLDSKGSSWTANSRHTLQFKYGLRAEIAAYYRSGVTTGPSRTDKRYGLDLAAEKKMFGERGMIKLTANGLLRNANPQLVSEYGNLKVFYSDFPDNRKVLLSLSYRFGN; via the coding sequence ATGAAGAGATCTACATTATTAACGATTCTGCTTTCAAGTTCTTCTATGGGACTCGTAGCACAGACGAAGGTGTCTGGAAAAATATTTGACAAAGATGGACATTCAATTAAAGGAGCTACAGCAAGTCTTTTACGTTTACCCGATTCGGCATTAATCATGCAGGCAGATGCGGCAAAGGATGGATCATTTCAATTGCATGCGACCAAGAATGGCGATTATGTGATTCGTTACAGTTCCGTTGGCTACACGACGATGAACAGTAAAATGTACAAACTGTCGGGAACAGATCAGACAATAGTACCCGCTTTTTTACAACCGTCCGAACATAGGATGGAAACCGTCCAGGTGATCGGAAAGCAAGCCAGTGTACGGCAGTATGCCGATAAGATGGTTGTTGATGTCGAAGGAAGTGTATTGGCTGAAGGAAACAATGTCCTCGAGCTCCTCGAAAAGACCCCTGGTCTTGTCTCTGACGGAAAAGGGAATTTTTCAATTCAAGGCCGTGCCGGTGCTAATGTGCGTATCAATGGCCGCGACATGTATGTATCTGGAGAACAGCTCGCGAGTATCTTGCGTGGACTTCAGGCATCTGAAGTTTCAAAATTGGAGTTGATCAGCAATCCTTCGGCTCGTGAAGATGCTTCGGGAACAGCAGGGATTATTAATATCGTGACCAAGCGAAATACAAAGGTAGGCTTTGGTGGGGATGCTTTTGTCCGGGCTGGACAAGGGCGAGCGTTTTATGGTGGTTTTGGAGGAGGACTGCATTATAAGGTCAATGGTCTCGATATGTACATTCAGGGCAATAAGAGTTATGACCGCAGCAATAGTCACAATCTGACCGAAAGAAGCTTTTTTGATCAAGGAAACTTAACTTCCTTTCAACGGCAACAAGAAAACAAAAAACTCGATGACGCCGCTTTTCATAGCGTTCGGGCAGGCGCAAAATATGAATTTTCCGATGGCGGAATCCTTGATGGAAGTGTGCACTGGATGAGGGGTAATTATAAGCCATACGCATCCATCGAGATGGATAGCTGGAATTATCCGGAAAACATACAAACTGAACGCGCAGTTAGCAATAATCATTTTGATGAGTCTTTCAAGAATTGGACATTTAATATTAATTATGTCAACAAATACGAGGGTGAAGATCACTTTTTAAAATTTAATTTTGACTTCGCTCCTCACGGTAATGACTATAATAATCGCTTTGAAACAGAGAAATTCAATTTACTAACGGATCAAAAAACCGCTATCGGACGGACCAATGTACAGGATTTGAGTAATACGACATATTCCGGAAGATTAGATTATAGTAAACCACTAACTGATTCGAGTAAAATTGAACTTGGCTGGAAGGGGACGTACTTTTTTATCAATAATGATGTGGTCAATACCCTACTGGATAAGGGTTCATGGATACGCGATCATGCCACTTCAAACCGTTTTCAATATACACAACACATTGAAGCCCTATATGCCATCTACTCTGGTAAATTCAAGAAGATCGAATATCAAGCTGGCCTCCGTGGTGAATATACATTTATTAATGCCAATCAAGTCACCTTGAATAAGAAAAATGATCAGCGCTATTTTGACCTATTCCCAAGCGGATCGTTGTTGTACCACTTGAATGACAAAAACACATTAAGAACATCATTCAGCAGTCGTATTGAACGACCGGGCGATCACGACATCAATATCTTTCGGATCTATGAAGATGCTTATAGTTACAATGAAGGGAATCCAGATTTAAAACCGGAGAAGAGTTACATCACTGAGATAGGTCATGGGTATAAAAATAAATTATTCACCACATTAGGCGTTTCCTATGGACGTGACATCATCAACTGGATTGTTCGTCAAGGTGATCAAGTTGGAGAAAATTTATCGAGACCCGAGAATATTGGACGTTATCTGAATTATAGCGCAAGTATCATGTACAATCAGACATTACGTACATGGTGGACAGCAAGTCATTACATCAATACATTTTACAATAACTATTCTGGTGAAATTGGAACGATTAACCTAGATTCAAAAGGATCCAGCTGGACAGCCAATAGCCGTCACACACTTCAATTCAAATATGGTCTCCGCGCTGAAATAGCAGCTTACTATCGGTCAGGAGTTACAACAGGACCTTCAAGAACTGACAAAAGGTATGGTTTAGATTTGGCGGCAGAAAAGAAAATGTTCGGAGAGCGGGGTATGATTAAGCTGACCGCAAATGGCTTACTTAGAAATGCTAACCCTCAGCTGGTAAGTGAATATGGGAACCTAAAAGTATTTTATTCAGATTTTCCAGATAACAGAAAAGTGTTACTGTCATTGAGCTACCGGTTTGGTAATTAA
- a CDS encoding PepSY-like domain-containing protein yields MVNWNLINGLEGKFSAQDVRKNILSYIILNYPASQVEFIEKEDKTYKIDIRGGANLIFDFKGQFVKAIN; encoded by the coding sequence ATGGTTAATTGGAATTTAATAAACGGACTAGAAGGAAAATTTTCTGCACAGGATGTCAGAAAAAATATTTTGTCTTACATTATACTAAATTATCCTGCAAGCCAGGTTGAATTTATTGAAAAAGAAGATAAGACTTACAAAATAGATATTAGAGGAGGAGCGAATCTTATTTTTGATTTCAAAGGGCAATTTGTAAAAGCAATTAATTAG